A portion of the Micromonospora vinacea genome contains these proteins:
- a CDS encoding helix-turn-helix domain-containing protein, translating to MIRAQLRRLRIAAGMSQEDFGRLVHYSGSMVSALELGQRPLDRLFLARADEVLTTGGLLVYLLKLAERDGQPSWFRPWLDAERTARQLRCFQPSLIPGLLQTENYARAVIRCDDLLSDDEVERRVHARLDRQSILTQPDPPQLIAVVDEHALRHTAEHMRGIMVEQLTQLITYAQRPPVSVHVIPAEVGVHVGMSGPFTLARGADGGWVGNLENQLAGVVVDRDGDVATLLSRWETVRNEALSHRHSIDLMKEAVDSCT from the coding sequence ATGATCCGCGCGCAGCTGCGCCGGCTGCGGATCGCCGCCGGGATGAGCCAGGAGGACTTCGGCCGGCTGGTGCACTACTCCGGCTCGATGGTGTCCGCGCTGGAGCTGGGCCAACGCCCGCTGGACCGGCTCTTCCTGGCCCGCGCCGACGAGGTGCTGACCACCGGCGGTCTGCTCGTCTACCTGCTCAAGCTCGCCGAGCGGGACGGCCAGCCGAGCTGGTTCCGACCCTGGCTGGACGCCGAGCGCACCGCCCGCCAACTGCGGTGCTTCCAGCCGTCGCTGATCCCCGGGCTGCTTCAGACCGAGAACTACGCCCGCGCGGTGATCCGCTGCGACGACCTGCTCAGCGACGACGAAGTGGAACGCCGAGTCCATGCCCGCCTGGACCGCCAGTCCATCCTCACGCAGCCTGACCCACCGCAGCTCATCGCCGTCGTCGACGAACACGCGCTGCGGCACACCGCTGAGCACATGCGCGGGATCATGGTCGAGCAGCTCACCCAGCTGATCACCTACGCCCAGCGTCCGCCGGTCAGCGTGCACGTCATTCCCGCCGAGGTTGGAGTGCACGTCGGGATGTCCGGACCCTTCACGCTTGCGCGCGGCGCGGACGGTGGATGGGTCGGCAACCTCGAAAACCAGCTTGCCGGCGTCGTGGTTGACCGAGATGGCGACGTGGCTACGCTGCTCTCACGATGGGAGACGGTTCGCAACGAAGCGCTCTCTCATCGGCACTCGATTGACCTGATGAAGGAAGCAGTGGATTCATGCACCTGA
- the ccrA gene encoding crotonyl-CoA carboxylase/reductase, producing the protein MQDILEAIMAAEESNDPDRELAGVAGLPVPESYRGVVVRAEESRMFDGMASRDKDPRKALHVQEVPTPELAPGEALVAVMASAINYNTVWTSIFEPVSTFKFLQRYGRVSELTRRHDLPYHVVGSDAAGVVLRVGPGVTRWAPGDEVVAHCLSVELEDAAGHDDTMLDPQQRIWGFETNFGGLAELAVVKANQLMPKPRHLSWEEAASPGLVNSTAYRQLVSHHGANMKQGDVVLIWGASGGLGGYATQMALNGGAIPVCVVSSPEKAELCRRMGAELVIDRAAEGFRFWKDEETQDPDEWRRFGERIRELTSGEDPDIVFEHPGRETFGASVYVARRGGTIVTCASTSGFQHQYDNRYLWMHLKRIVGSHFANYHEAWQANRLVALGKVHPTVSRTYPLEQTGQAAYEVHRNAHQGKVGVRCLAPTDGLGVRDGELRARHEDAINRFRGH; encoded by the coding sequence GTGCAGGACATCCTCGAAGCGATCATGGCGGCGGAGGAATCGAACGACCCGGACCGCGAACTCGCCGGCGTCGCCGGACTACCCGTACCGGAGAGCTACCGGGGCGTGGTGGTCCGCGCCGAGGAGTCCCGGATGTTCGACGGCATGGCCAGCCGGGACAAGGACCCGCGCAAGGCGCTGCACGTGCAGGAGGTGCCGACGCCAGAGCTGGCGCCGGGCGAGGCGCTGGTCGCGGTGATGGCAAGCGCGATCAACTACAACACGGTGTGGACCAGCATCTTCGAGCCGGTTTCCACCTTCAAGTTCCTCCAGCGCTACGGCCGGGTCTCCGAGCTGACACGCCGGCACGACCTGCCGTACCACGTGGTCGGCTCGGACGCGGCGGGCGTGGTGCTGCGCGTCGGCCCCGGGGTGACCCGCTGGGCGCCCGGCGACGAGGTGGTCGCGCACTGCCTCTCCGTCGAGTTGGAGGACGCGGCCGGTCACGACGACACCATGCTCGACCCGCAGCAGCGGATCTGGGGCTTCGAGACCAACTTCGGCGGCCTGGCTGAACTGGCCGTGGTCAAGGCCAACCAGCTGATGCCCAAGCCGCGGCACCTGAGCTGGGAGGAGGCGGCCAGCCCCGGGCTGGTCAACTCCACCGCGTACCGGCAGCTCGTCTCGCATCACGGCGCCAACATGAAGCAGGGTGACGTGGTGCTGATCTGGGGGGCCTCCGGCGGCCTCGGCGGGTACGCCACCCAGATGGCCCTCAACGGCGGCGCGATCCCGGTCTGCGTGGTGTCCTCACCGGAGAAGGCCGAGCTGTGCCGCAGGATGGGCGCGGAACTGGTCATCGACCGGGCCGCCGAGGGCTTCCGCTTCTGGAAGGACGAGGAGACCCAGGACCCGGACGAGTGGCGACGCTTCGGCGAGCGGATCCGCGAGCTGACCAGCGGCGAAGACCCGGACATCGTGTTCGAGCACCCGGGTCGGGAGACGTTCGGCGCCAGCGTCTACGTGGCCCGGCGCGGCGGGACCATCGTCACCTGCGCCTCCACCAGCGGCTTCCAGCACCAGTACGACAACCGCTACCTGTGGATGCACCTCAAGCGGATCGTGGGCAGCCACTTCGCCAACTACCACGAGGCGTGGCAGGCCAACCGCCTGGTCGCGCTCGGCAAGGTGCACCCGACGGTGTCCCGCACCTATCCGTTGGAGCAGACCGGCCAGGCCGCGTACGAGGTGCACCGCAACGCCCACCAGGGCAAGGTCGGCGTACGCTGCCTCGCACCCACCGACGGGCTGGGCGTCCGTGACGGGGAGTTGCGGGCCCGGCACGAGGACGCGATCAACCGGTTCCGGGGTCACTGA
- a CDS encoding DivIVA domain-containing protein, which yields MPQQQSSPLAFFDNANSQPDFTVGLRGYNTHQVDDFLGRMTAALTQSEQARAEAEQRMNDAQRRLRQAEQRMSALEQKLTDTNKQLEENSRPTLSGLGTRVEQILRLAEEQANDHRNEAKRESEGILSAARLEAREITDKARAEAAAMKASAEREAGNLRTAAEREAAEVRVQARREADTLRADADRETKQLRTVTAHEVAELKSTVEREVATLRATAEREITQQRAKAAREAEEKRAEATKLLTDARDKRDKDLQALELQLAERREKAEREESERHAAQVAQTQKMVSEAEQRARAAQERAKEIEQRAEARRVESERNAAETVDKAKAHSEKTLNEAKAESQRLLTEARTEAELTTQAARREVEDLTRQKDAVTSQLGQMLSGLAGIVPGMPAQAAPAAKPEAKKTDGGQERVPAETAG from the coding sequence ATGCCCCAGCAGCAGTCCTCCCCTCTCGCGTTCTTCGATAACGCGAACTCGCAGCCAGATTTCACCGTTGGCCTGCGCGGATACAACACCCATCAGGTCGACGACTTCCTCGGCCGGATGACCGCCGCGCTGACCCAGTCCGAGCAGGCCCGTGCCGAGGCTGAGCAGCGGATGAACGACGCCCAGCGTCGGCTCCGCCAGGCCGAGCAGCGCATGAGTGCGCTGGAGCAGAAGCTCACCGACACGAACAAGCAGCTCGAAGAGAACAGCCGGCCCACCCTCTCCGGGCTCGGCACCCGCGTCGAGCAGATCCTCCGGCTCGCCGAGGAGCAGGCCAACGACCACCGCAACGAGGCCAAGCGCGAGTCGGAGGGCATCCTCTCCGCCGCCCGCCTCGAGGCCCGTGAGATCACCGACAAGGCCCGCGCCGAGGCCGCTGCCATGAAGGCGAGCGCCGAGCGCGAGGCGGGCAACCTGCGCACGGCCGCCGAGCGCGAGGCCGCCGAGGTCCGGGTGCAGGCCCGCCGCGAGGCTGACACGCTGCGCGCCGACGCCGACCGGGAGACCAAGCAGCTGCGTACGGTCACCGCGCACGAGGTGGCCGAGCTGAAGTCGACAGTCGAGCGGGAGGTCGCCACCCTCCGGGCCACCGCCGAGCGTGAGATCACCCAGCAGCGGGCGAAGGCCGCCCGCGAGGCTGAGGAGAAGCGCGCCGAGGCGACCAAGCTTCTCACCGACGCGCGGGACAAGCGCGACAAGGACCTGCAGGCCCTGGAGCTCCAGCTGGCCGAGCGGCGGGAGAAGGCCGAGCGCGAGGAGTCCGAGCGCCACGCCGCCCAGGTCGCACAGACCCAGAAGATGGTCAGCGAGGCCGAGCAGCGTGCCCGGGCCGCGCAGGAGCGGGCCAAGGAGATCGAGCAGCGCGCCGAGGCGCGGCGTGTCGAGTCGGAGCGCAACGCCGCCGAGACGGTCGACAAGGCCAAGGCGCACTCGGAGAAGACCCTCAACGAGGCGAAGGCCGAGTCGCAGCGTCTGCTCACCGAGGCGCGCACCGAGGCGGAGCTGACCACGCAGGCCGCCCGCCGCGAGGTCGAGGACCTCACCCGGCAGAAGGACGCGGTCACCTCGCAGCTGGGTCAGATGCTCTCCGGGCTCGCCGGCATCGTTCCGGGAATGCCGGCGCAGGCCGCTCCGGCTGCCAAGCCGGAAGCCAAGAAGACCGATGGCGGTCAGGAGCGGGTGCCCGCGGAGACCGCTGGCTGA
- a CDS encoding acetyl-CoA C-acetyltransferase, with protein MASVIVSGARTPMGRLLGNLKDLPATKLGGIAIKAALERAGVSPEQVQYVIMGQVLQAGTGQIPARQAAVEAGVPMSVPALTINKVCLSGLDAIALADQLIRAGEFDIVVAGGMESMTNAPHLLMGQRTGYKYGDVVVKDHMAHDGLSDAWDCCSMGESTERLGARHGISREEQDAFAAASHQRAAAAQKNGHFADEIAPVVIPQRKGDPLVISEDEGIRPDTTAESLAKLRPAFAKDGTITAGSSSPISDGAAAVLVMSKAKAKELGLTWLAEIGAHGNVAGPDNSLHSQPSNAINHALKKGGLSVADLDLIEINEAFAQVGVQSTRDLGVSPDKVNVNGGAIALGHPIGMSGARLVLTLALELKRRGGGTGAAALCGGGGQGDALIIHVPENAAASQ; from the coding sequence ATGGCTTCGGTGATCGTCAGTGGCGCGCGGACCCCGATGGGCCGGCTGCTGGGCAACCTCAAGGACCTCCCGGCCACGAAGCTCGGCGGGATCGCCATCAAGGCGGCGCTGGAGCGTGCCGGCGTCAGCCCGGAACAGGTCCAGTACGTGATCATGGGGCAGGTGTTGCAGGCCGGCACCGGTCAGATCCCGGCTCGGCAGGCGGCGGTCGAGGCCGGCGTGCCGATGTCCGTGCCGGCGCTGACCATCAACAAGGTCTGCCTCTCCGGCCTGGATGCGATCGCCCTGGCCGACCAGCTGATCCGGGCCGGCGAGTTCGACATCGTGGTGGCCGGCGGCATGGAGTCGATGACCAACGCCCCGCACCTGCTGATGGGTCAGCGCACCGGCTACAAGTACGGCGACGTGGTGGTCAAGGACCACATGGCACACGACGGGCTCAGCGACGCCTGGGACTGCTGTTCCATGGGTGAGTCGACCGAGCGGCTCGGCGCCAGGCACGGCATCTCCCGCGAGGAGCAGGACGCCTTCGCCGCCGCCAGCCACCAGCGGGCCGCCGCCGCGCAGAAGAACGGCCACTTCGCCGACGAGATCGCCCCGGTGGTCATCCCGCAGCGCAAGGGTGACCCGCTGGTGATCAGCGAAGACGAGGGCATCCGCCCGGACACCACAGCCGAGTCGCTGGCCAAGCTGCGCCCCGCCTTCGCCAAGGACGGCACCATCACCGCCGGCAGTTCCTCGCCGATCTCCGACGGCGCCGCCGCGGTGCTCGTGATGAGCAAGGCCAAGGCGAAGGAGCTGGGGCTGACCTGGCTGGCCGAGATCGGTGCGCACGGCAACGTGGCGGGCCCGGACAACTCCCTGCACTCGCAGCCGTCCAACGCCATCAACCACGCCCTGAAGAAGGGTGGCCTGAGCGTTGCGGACCTGGACCTCATCGAGATCAACGAGGCGTTCGCGCAGGTCGGCGTCCAGTCCACCCGGGACCTCGGGGTCAGCCCGGACAAGGTAAACGTCAACGGCGGCGCGATCGCGCTGGGGCACCCGATCGGCATGTCCGGCGCGCGCCTCGTACTCACCCTCGCCCTGGAGCTGAAGCGCCGCGGTGGTGGCACCGGCGCGGCGGCGCTCTGTGGCGGCGGTGGTCAGGGCGACGCGCTGATCATCCACGTGCCGGAAAATGCCGCGGCCAGCCAGTGA
- a CDS encoding Asp23/Gls24 family envelope stress response protein, with the protein MDLEATQRLTRASVPAGGTTQVADEVIEKIAVAAARAVPGVADLGGDVARFFNAVLDRVGLDQVGDARRGCSAHVTEDAAVVNLVLVIQAGRQVSEVTGQVRARVSEAVEAFGLRVDEVNIRVDDMAFGETPATPPA; encoded by the coding sequence GTGGACCTGGAAGCAACACAGAGGCTGACCAGGGCGTCGGTGCCGGCTGGTGGGACGACGCAGGTCGCCGACGAGGTGATCGAGAAGATTGCTGTCGCGGCGGCCCGCGCGGTGCCCGGCGTGGCCGACCTGGGCGGGGACGTCGCCCGGTTCTTCAACGCGGTTCTCGACCGAGTCGGGCTGGACCAGGTGGGTGACGCCCGGCGGGGTTGCTCGGCCCACGTCACCGAGGACGCCGCAGTGGTCAACCTGGTGTTGGTGATCCAGGCCGGTCGGCAGGTGTCAGAGGTCACCGGTCAGGTGCGCGCTCGAGTGAGCGAGGCGGTCGAGGCGTTCGGGCTGCGGGTCGATGAGGTCAACATCCGGGTCGACGACATGGCGTTCGGCGAAACCCCCGCCACGCCTCCCGCCTGA
- the meaB gene encoding methylmalonyl Co-A mutase-associated GTPase MeaB has protein sequence MSEAEHVPAAGTTSVRRSRDVPLLVERARAGDPRAVARLITLVENGDALLPAIAAALAPYAGQAQVVGLTGSPGVGKSTTTNELVRALRARGHRVGVLAVDPSSPFTGGAILGDRVRMQDHATDPGVYIRSMSSRGHLGGLAAATPQAVRVLEGAGCDVVLVETVGVGQAEVEVASLADTTLVLLAPGMGDAIQAVKAGILEIADVFVVNKADRDGVDATVRDIQGMIALGERGPGQWRPQVVRSVAARGEGIDDIAAAIDKHRGWLVEHGELRRRQEARAAAEVEAIALGILRARIGSLRDGTELATLATKVAEGATDPYTAADELLAQLSR, from the coding sequence GTGAGCGAGGCTGAGCACGTCCCGGCAGCGGGCACCACGTCGGTGCGCCGCAGCCGGGACGTACCGCTGCTGGTCGAGCGGGCCCGCGCGGGCGACCCGCGCGCGGTGGCCCGCCTGATCACGTTGGTGGAGAACGGTGACGCGTTGTTGCCGGCGATCGCCGCGGCGCTGGCGCCGTACGCCGGGCAGGCCCAGGTGGTCGGGCTGACCGGCTCACCCGGGGTGGGTAAGTCGACCACCACCAACGAGCTGGTCCGCGCGCTGCGGGCGCGTGGGCACCGGGTGGGCGTGCTGGCTGTCGACCCGTCCAGCCCGTTCACCGGCGGAGCGATCCTCGGCGACCGGGTGCGGATGCAGGACCACGCCACCGACCCGGGCGTCTACATCCGGTCGATGTCCAGCCGGGGGCACCTCGGCGGGCTGGCCGCGGCGACGCCGCAGGCGGTCCGGGTGCTGGAGGGCGCCGGCTGCGACGTGGTGCTGGTGGAGACCGTCGGCGTCGGGCAGGCCGAGGTGGAGGTCGCCTCGCTGGCCGACACGACGCTGGTGCTGCTCGCGCCCGGGATGGGCGACGCCATCCAGGCGGTCAAGGCCGGCATCCTGGAGATCGCCGACGTGTTCGTGGTCAACAAGGCGGACCGGGACGGCGTCGACGCCACAGTCCGCGACATCCAGGGCATGATCGCTCTCGGTGAGCGTGGGCCGGGGCAGTGGCGGCCGCAGGTGGTCCGGTCGGTAGCCGCGCGAGGCGAGGGCATCGACGACATCGCCGCCGCCATCGACAAGCACCGGGGCTGGCTGGTCGAGCACGGCGAGCTGCGCCGCCGCCAGGAGGCGCGGGCCGCCGCCGAGGTCGAGGCGATCGCGCTCGGCATCCTCCGCGCCCGGATCGGCTCACTGCGCGACGGTACGGAGTTGGCGACGCTCGCCACCAAGGTTGCCGAGGGTGCGACCGACCCGTACACGGCGGCGGACGAACTGCTCGCCCAGCTCTCCCGCTGA
- a CDS encoding acyl-CoA mutase large subunit family protein, whose product MDADEIDAGRARWQARYDAARKRDADFTTLSGMPVEPVYGPPEGATYPGFERIGWPGEYPYTRGLYPTGYRGRTWTIRQFAGFGNAQQTNERYKMILGAGGGGLSVAFDMPTLMGRDSDDPQALGEVGHCGVAIDTATDMQALFDGIDLAGVTTSMTISGPAVPVFCMYLVAAERQGADLSKLDGTLQTDIFKEYIAQKEWLFDPEPHLRLIGDLMEYCAREIPRYKPLSVSGYHIREAGSTAAQELAYTLADGFGYVELGLSRGLDVNVFAPGLSFFFDSHLDFFEEIAKFRAARRIWARWLRDVYGATSEKALWLRFHTQTAGVSLTAQQPVNNVVRTAVEALAAVLGGTNSLHTNALDETLALPTDESAEIALRTQQVLMEETGVVNVADPLGGSWYVEALTDKIEAEAEEIFARIRQLGGDGPHQIGPMTSGILRGIEDGWFTGHIAESAFVYQQALEKGDKKIVGVNCHTGTVAKELEILRISHEVELEQRRVLAERKGARDESAVRAAVARMIEASRTDENMIPAMLDAVRAEATLGEICDALRAEWGTYREPARF is encoded by the coding sequence ATGGACGCCGACGAGATCGACGCCGGACGGGCGCGCTGGCAGGCCCGGTACGACGCCGCGCGCAAGCGGGACGCGGACTTCACCACGCTTTCCGGAATGCCGGTGGAGCCCGTCTACGGGCCGCCGGAGGGCGCCACCTATCCGGGCTTCGAACGGATCGGCTGGCCGGGCGAGTATCCGTACACCCGGGGTTTGTATCCGACCGGCTACCGCGGGCGGACCTGGACGATCCGGCAGTTCGCCGGCTTCGGCAACGCCCAGCAGACCAACGAGCGTTACAAGATGATCCTCGGCGCCGGCGGCGGCGGGCTCTCGGTGGCGTTCGACATGCCGACGCTGATGGGCCGCGACTCGGACGACCCACAGGCGCTCGGCGAGGTCGGCCACTGCGGCGTGGCCATCGACACCGCCACCGACATGCAGGCGCTCTTCGACGGCATCGACCTGGCCGGCGTGACCACCTCGATGACCATCTCCGGCCCGGCCGTGCCGGTGTTCTGCATGTACCTGGTCGCCGCCGAGCGGCAGGGCGCCGACCTGTCCAAGCTGGACGGCACCCTGCAGACCGACATCTTCAAGGAGTACATCGCGCAGAAGGAGTGGCTCTTCGACCCGGAGCCGCACCTGCGCCTGATCGGCGACCTGATGGAGTACTGCGCCCGGGAGATCCCGCGCTACAAGCCGCTGTCGGTCTCCGGCTACCACATCCGGGAGGCCGGCTCGACCGCGGCGCAGGAGCTGGCGTACACCCTGGCGGACGGCTTCGGCTACGTCGAGCTGGGCCTCTCACGCGGGCTGGACGTGAACGTCTTCGCGCCGGGGCTGAGCTTCTTCTTCGACTCGCACCTCGACTTCTTCGAGGAGATCGCCAAGTTCCGTGCCGCCCGCCGGATCTGGGCCCGTTGGCTGCGCGACGTCTACGGGGCGACCAGCGAGAAGGCCCTGTGGCTGCGGTTCCACACGCAGACCGCCGGGGTGTCGCTGACCGCGCAGCAGCCGGTCAACAACGTCGTACGCACCGCCGTCGAGGCTCTCGCTGCGGTGCTCGGCGGCACCAACTCGCTGCACACCAACGCGCTGGACGAGACCCTGGCGCTGCCCACCGACGAGTCGGCCGAGATCGCCCTGCGTACCCAGCAGGTGCTGATGGAGGAGACCGGTGTGGTCAACGTGGCCGACCCGCTCGGCGGCTCCTGGTACGTCGAGGCGCTGACCGACAAGATCGAGGCCGAGGCGGAGGAGATCTTCGCCCGGATCCGGCAGCTCGGCGGGGACGGGCCACACCAGATCGGCCCGATGACCTCGGGCATCCTGCGCGGTATCGAGGACGGCTGGTTCACCGGGCACATCGCCGAGTCGGCCTTCGTCTACCAGCAGGCCCTCGAGAAGGGCGACAAGAAGATCGTCGGCGTCAACTGCCACACCGGCACTGTCGCCAAGGAGCTGGAGATCCTGCGCATCTCGCACGAGGTGGAGCTGGAGCAGCGCCGGGTGCTCGCCGAGCGCAAGGGCGCGCGGGACGAGTCGGCGGTCCGCGCGGCGGTGGCCCGGATGATCGAGGCGAGCCGTACCGACGAGAACATGATCCCCGCCATGCTCGACGCGGTCCGCGCCGAGGCGACCCTGGGCGAGATCTGCGACGCCCTCCGGGCCGAGTGGGGCACCTACCGAGAACCAGCCCGCTTCTAA
- the mce gene encoding methylmalonyl-CoA epimerase, with product MAENSPVEPGADYVTDIGLRKIDHVGIAVADLDAAIDFYQRTFGMRCVHVETNTEQGVREAMLAVGPTTEGGCVQLLAPLTPESTIAKFLDRNGPGVQQVAYTVVDIDVACAALRERGMRLLYDAPRRGTADSRINFVHPKDAGGVLVELVQPAPTPH from the coding sequence ATGGCAGAGAACTCCCCCGTCGAGCCCGGTGCGGACTACGTCACAGACATCGGGCTTCGCAAGATTGACCACGTCGGGATCGCCGTCGCCGACCTGGACGCCGCTATCGACTTCTACCAGCGGACGTTCGGGATGCGCTGCGTCCACGTGGAGACAAACACCGAGCAGGGTGTTCGGGAAGCGATGCTGGCCGTCGGACCGACCACCGAGGGCGGCTGCGTGCAGTTGCTCGCCCCGCTCACCCCGGAGTCGACGATCGCGAAGTTCCTCGACCGCAACGGGCCGGGCGTGCAGCAGGTCGCGTACACAGTCGTGGACATCGACGTGGCCTGCGCGGCGCTACGGGAGCGTGGCATGCGCCTGCTCTACGACGCACCGAGGCGTGGCACTGCGGACAGCCGGATCAACTTCGTCCACCCCAAGGACGCCGGTGGCGTCCTCGTCGAACTGGTCCAACCCGCCCCCACCCCGCACTGA
- a CDS encoding DUF397 domain-containing protein has translation MHLSGAVWRTSTRSGNSECVEVADNLPGVVGVRDSKDPAGPVLVFAPAAWRAFVAVARRPTA, from the coding sequence ATGCACCTGAGCGGCGCAGTTTGGCGCACCTCCACTCGCAGCGGCAACAGTGAGTGCGTCGAGGTGGCGGACAACCTGCCCGGGGTCGTGGGGGTGCGGGACAGCAAGGACCCCGCTGGTCCGGTGCTGGTGTTCGCGCCTGCCGCGTGGCGGGCCTTCGTGGCCGTCGCCCGTCGTCCCACCGCCTGA
- a CDS encoding tetratricopeptide repeat protein: MSDPRITSSIFTRGAVDLSTLRGPAPASSRPGTPPQGGPSNGAPGAPTAGGDTAIVDVTEATIQSDVLERSMATPVVVFFGAAGFPESDEFAPVLERLNAEGGGTWVLARVDVQENPRIAQMFRVQGIPMVYAVVGGQPVDAFSGVVPEAQLRQWLQAVLKAGGVTVAEPEDPRLDEADDALMSGDLDAAEQAYRKILADAPADAAATAGLAQVGVARRVAGADPSAALAAAESAPDDVAAQLLAADIEVLSGLAEQAYARLVGLVRRTAGEDRETVRQHLVSLFSIAGPDDPAVASARRALASALF; this comes from the coding sequence ATGAGCGACCCACGGATCACCTCGTCGATCTTCACCCGCGGCGCGGTCGACCTCAGCACGCTGCGTGGCCCCGCACCAGCAAGTTCCCGCCCCGGCACGCCCCCGCAGGGCGGCCCGTCCAACGGCGCCCCCGGCGCGCCCACCGCCGGCGGTGACACCGCCATCGTGGACGTCACCGAGGCGACCATCCAGTCCGACGTGCTCGAACGCTCGATGGCCACGCCCGTCGTCGTGTTCTTCGGCGCGGCCGGCTTCCCGGAGAGCGACGAGTTCGCCCCGGTCCTGGAGCGGCTGAACGCCGAGGGCGGCGGCACCTGGGTGCTGGCCCGGGTCGACGTGCAGGAAAACCCCCGAATCGCCCAGATGTTCCGGGTGCAGGGCATCCCCATGGTCTACGCGGTCGTCGGCGGCCAGCCGGTCGACGCCTTCTCCGGAGTGGTGCCCGAGGCGCAGCTGCGGCAGTGGCTCCAGGCCGTGCTCAAGGCCGGCGGCGTGACAGTCGCCGAGCCGGAGGACCCCCGCCTCGACGAGGCGGACGACGCGCTGATGAGCGGCGACCTGGATGCCGCCGAGCAGGCGTACCGGAAGATCCTCGCCGACGCCCCGGCGGACGCCGCGGCCACGGCCGGGCTGGCCCAGGTCGGGGTGGCCCGCCGGGTGGCCGGCGCCGACCCGTCCGCCGCGCTGGCCGCCGCCGAAAGCGCCCCCGACGACGTCGCCGCGCAACTGCTGGCCGCCGACATCGAGGTGCTCAGCGGCCTGGCCGAGCAGGCGTACGCGCGGCTCGTCGGTCTGGTCCGGCGCACCGCCGGTGAGGACCGTGAGACGGTTCGCCAACACCTGGTCTCGCTCTTCTCCATCGCCGGCCCGGACGATCCGGCGGTCGCCTCGGCGCGTCGGGCCCTGGCCAGCGCCCTGTTCTGA
- a CDS encoding Asp23/Gls24 family envelope stress response protein, with protein sequence MTDAVENAGAVQPAAGAARGVTSVSDEVVEKIAGAAARAVPGVADLGGDVSRFFNSVLDKIGLDEVGDARRGVSADVKGSSAVVNVVLVIDAGHVVADVTEAVRAAVIEAVEKYGLTVTQVNVTVDDIELNQPGAAAGA encoded by the coding sequence ATGACGGACGCGGTGGAGAACGCCGGCGCAGTGCAGCCCGCGGCGGGTGCCGCCCGGGGTGTCACGTCGGTTTCCGACGAGGTCGTGGAGAAGATCGCCGGAGCGGCCGCTCGCGCGGTGCCCGGTGTCGCCGATCTCGGCGGTGACGTGTCCCGCTTCTTCAACAGCGTCCTGGACAAGATCGGCCTGGACGAGGTGGGCGACGCCCGCCGGGGAGTCTCTGCCGACGTGAAGGGCAGCTCGGCCGTCGTCAACGTGGTCCTGGTGATCGACGCCGGGCACGTCGTGGCCGACGTGACCGAGGCGGTGCGGGCCGCGGTGATCGAGGCGGTGGAGAAGTACGGCCTGACTGTCACCCAGGTCAACGTCACGGTGGACGACATCGAGCTGAACCAGCCGGGGGCGGCAGCCGGAGCCTGA